A region of the Anomalospiza imberbis isolate Cuckoo-Finch-1a 21T00152 chromosome 11, ASM3175350v1, whole genome shotgun sequence genome:
CATTTGAAATGGAACTGTGTGAATGAATCAGTCCCACATGCttcacttccagggatgagagATGCCATCAGTAGTAACAGCGTGGTTGTTTTCAGCTTAAGGAATTTACAAGTTCAGGAATCAAGGGTtagggctgcagctgccagtgATGGCCAGGTACCCTGCTCAGCTTGGCAAATTATGTAGCAGGAAAATCAAAAGCACTGTCATCTTTTACTACTTAAATTCTCATTGCTCACTCTGCTTATATTCTGTTCTTAGACAATGCAGATGTACAGTCTTCCCTTCATCTTACTTACTTTTATCATTTTTAATCCAATGGGAAATAAGGCTAGgatattattaaattatttttaaattacctgTGAGATAATTATGTATCAATACTAAATTACCATGTAATTGTATATAGTATTATTTATAGTTAATGTTCAATTTTGAATGGGTggtcaggaaaaaatattgactTTTATGTTAATATGGTACAGATTTGAGGTAAAATATCTTTCTATTTGACAGCTGACTATCTTCTAGATTATACAATTAGGCAAAGGAAATTTAGAAAAAttagcaaaggaaaacaaatcaaagcATAATTACAACTCTAAGTTAAAAGTAATGAAGTGCAAATATTTATTCGACTCactaaaaagagagaaaaatgaaataaatgtattttaaatgtctGGTACTTACTCTTGGTTTATCCAGGCCAAAGGTGCTATCCTGTGCTCTTCTAATTTGTTATGCTTTAGCCCAATGATGTTGATGTTTCTGGTATGGTTAAAGCAAATTTCTGACACTTCTTCAATTTGATTATGTTCAAGATATAACTCCTGTAAGTGCATTTGGGAAGAAAATCTGTGAGATCAGAATAGGCTGAGTTTTCCCATTGCAAATTCCAAGTGCAGCAATTACCTGCCCCCTGTATCCCCTGGTCTATCTGTTAATTCTGAATCTGAACCAGAGTCAGTTTGTAGCTGCAGTGGGATCTTCAGAAACACAATTTTTCAAAgcaattgttttgttttctcatttgtgAGAATACATATTGCTTTGAAAGGGCAAACAGAAGGAATTGCATCTCTTTAGGTGTTTGTTGTTAGGGGGTTGTTGTCATTAGTATttattttggttgttttgggtttttttacctcAAGAGTGGCAGGAAGACCTTGTGGTATAATTCTAAATTTATTTCTCCCCAGTCGCAAATAAGAAAGACTTTTCAAAGGATAAAAGGCCAAAGGACTGACATTTGCTTCACTAAGTTTATTTCCTTCTAATTCCAGAGTGACCAAGTTCTTTAAATCTAAGGAGAAAAAGTTTAATTTCAGTTAATTAATGCCATCTTATATCTTGTTAAAATGCACATTCATAATTTAACAGTCTTAAACATTACCCAGATCAGTTCACAGCAATGAACAATGTAAATGAACTGATTTTATTATCTCATAATCATGGAATTGTTCATAAGTTTGTAGAGCTTTAGAGATTGACCACAgctttatttacattttcctcTCCCAGTCCAAATGGAAAGGGCAGCAGCTGATCCAGTTTAGATGGGACTCTTTTggcaggagaggaaaggaagcaaaaatgTCCATCAAATTCTGACATGGATGGtaccctttcctttttctttctcttttttctatcAGCCTGTGTTTAAACTGGCTTCAAATTATCATGGTTAACTCCAATTATATTCTCTCTTATTTTTCATGGACATCAAAATCTGTTCACTTCcatgcaatttaaaaataactaaaatgGTTTCACCACACATAAAGCCATCAGGTTAAAGGTGGGGATAGTAGCTGTCTTCAACATGCTTCAAATTCACCTCCACTTAGTGACCTTAAATATAAACTGCTTTGGGAGAGGAGCAGTTGCATAAGGGaagatataattttaaaatactttgtcaTGCAGGTCTTTCAGCATGTGCTGCCTTTTAAAGATATGGCACCTTAAAGCtaacaattatttttctatgtCAAACCAGGTTCAACATTCAgtttttcaaatgtatttttgaCTTTTCATATGATtgacattaattttttaaaataccttttaagCCGTCTTCATCAATGGCATGAAGTTGGttgtcatttatttttatttcttccaaagTTGATGGCAATTCAGAGGGAATAAGTACCAGCATATTTCCATCCAAATACAAACGTTTCAGCTTTTTCAGGATCTTATCACAGGGATGAAGAGCATTTATATAATCAAGGTGCAAAATACGCAGTTAAATATTAAGATTTTATTAAACACACACTCTGTAAGGTttttcagcagcagtgcagTAGTATCCAgtgttttgaattaaaaaactattattttttttcctgtcagtcTAATTAATAGGTTAGTTTCTGCAAAATGCTAACAAAAGTGCCAGTTAATGTCACATGTAACTCAAAAGAGcttccccacagccctgctgcagctccccaggaTCGTTGTTTGCATTCATGCTGCTCTCTGTGAATTTTGGAAATATTGCCTCATTACACTGCAGTATTTAGGACTTCAAAGTACATGCATTTAGAAATTACATGCTTATCCTCTTGATCTGTGAGTAAACTGATGATTTTCTGTAGGTCAGCAAATTTACTCAGGCAGAAGCAGCTTTCAGTAACTGAGGGTTATTATGCTTAAGCCAGCTTAAAAAATTGGTATGAAAAATTATCATATCTTAATTTTAGTTCTTGTTTATGGTGAAAGATTTCTCCAAGTAGCTATTGAATTATACAACGCTTACTTATACAAGGTGCAAAGTGATTTAGATCTAtaaactgaaaagcaaaaaacattgtttaaaaaagaaaagcagcaattaCTGAGAGGGTAGCAGAAGGGGAGTTGACTTTCTTACTTTGAATGCTTTGGGACCTATGCCAGGAGAGGTAATGTTATTTTTACTCAGATCAATCCATTCCAAATTAGGTATACCATTGAATGCTTCATCTGAGATAGTAGTGATGCTATTTCCTGGGACacaaggcaagaaaaaaattgagttaTGAAATACAGTCTGCACCTGAGGTGTGTAATATTGCATCTGGAAAATATATCACAAAAATAGCATTATGGACAGTAATTTTGTGTAGATATATTCATCTTAGTATTTAAGCACTGGCATGCAAATCTAATGGTtttcatttcttgttttaaagGCTTAGCTGTAAAATTAGTTCTAAAACTTTTCTTTGTTAAGGAATGACAAAGCATTAACAGTGCTGTTGACTGCATTTGAGGGTGGATGATGTTAGAAAAGTCATGCAAAGTAGATCCATTAATTACCTGTAAGGTCTAAACTTGTTAGGTCTGGATCTGAGATGGGAGGTATTTGTGTAAGTTTGGCATTAATGCAGCTTACTGTGGTGTCCGAGGTGGAACATCCAGAAGGCAAAGGAGGAGCTTCTATGGGTGGAACAGGAATTGGGAAATGAGATGGAATTCTGAAAGCACCATCATCTTCATCACTTTCATACTGCAcatctcctgcagctcctgttcTGGGGACAGGCAGCTTCTCTCTGTGACGCCCTTTGTGCCTCTGGCGGttctttttgcctttcctttttcttttcttctccccttttttGTGACCCTCCTTGTCTCTAACCTCTTTCACTTCTGTTGGAAGCAGCTCATCCTTTTCCATCTGAGTTTGTGCTGATGGCAGAACACTGGTGGTGTCAAGGTCCTTGGGGTCTGGGGCGTCACCAGACAACTCACTGATGTCATCCAGTGAAATTATATTGGAGTCCAACGAGGAGGCTAATGagggaaaaacaacaaaacaacacaaaaggGTCTGATAAACTAAAATATTAGTAAGCACTGTCTCCCACATATAGTAGAAAATTATGCCTAtagaatatttttcctcttagaATATGattcaaagaataaaaatgagGTCTTAAATTGCTGTTTGATGAAAGACAAACTGGACTGACAAATTATGGAGGCAGCCATACAGAAGAGTTTGTGCACAGCTGCAATTCCTGAGAACTCCAGAcaaaaaggtggaaaaattaATATAGCCTTCATTATCTTCCATTTTGACTTATTATTAATTATGGTTTTTCTGTTGATGGAGTTGtctaaagaggaaaaataatgtgTCTGGAAGTGGGAGctaatttggaaaaaattcaCAAAGGTCAAGACTTGTTCTCCTCCAAAAGGGACTGTCAGGGGAGGAGTTGGCTGCAGGTGGGGATCTCACCAGGGAAATGCATTAACTCCATTTCCAAAATGCAGTTTTTACTTCCATAATAGGACAATTCTAATAAAAGGAGTTTAAATATCTCAGTCAACATGACTTCTACAGTTCTACAATGAATTCCTATGATGTCTCATCTCAGAGTGTCACATGCATATACACATGAGGACAAATATTTCTTACAGTAGGAGGAGACTGAGTTCAGTACTTTGCAGATATGAAATATTGGGAgtgtgggaaggaaagaaaatcacaTCTCATATTTATCTCCtccattccttttctttttaaaagtaccggttttatttaaattattgtgAAATACCAGGATTGTAGTTCTGGGGCTTCTCTTGTGAATTGACTTTCTTCTCTTGATTTACATCAAAGTGCTACAAGTTTTTGAACTCCTAACAAAGATTTACCAGTCTGTATGTGTAATACATCAATAATGGCCAGTAGTTATTGATTGATCCTTTATAAATGGAAGTGGGTTAGAAAATATAAGTAGATGTTATTTCTTCATACATTTACAAAGTTCTGTAAACATAGGGGGAAGCACAAAGgggaagtaaaaaaataaacacaattatcTTTGCTATTGCATACATAGCATcatcttttctttaaatgtgGCATCAAACTCATCTAACAGAGTGCTCAGAGAAACCGAGGTCAACTGGAGTAGAAACTCTGAAGAGCGGCTTTTATCATGGAATTCAGGATAATGTGTACCTTGTAACTTTTGGGATCATTAAATGCAGTGTTTATGTAGaggttttaaaaaatctgtGGTGTCCCATACCAGTTTCAGAACACACTGGGCAGCACTCTCCTGCAGGAATGATGGTCTGGGGACATTTCAGAGGGTGACACATGGCTGTGTCACAGATCACCTCTCCCTTGGAGCACAGgcaggtgacacagggctggggaGACCACACGGCCTTGTCGAACATGATCATGCCGTTAGCTGTGCACTGCCCCTTCTTCCCTAGGAACAGAAAGTGGGAAATGGGAGTTAAACAGCTTAAAGTAAACCAACAGTGTTCATTTAAAACTTTGGAAAGAAGCACTACTATTGTgttctcatttaaaaatatgtaaaatacaCTCTATTCAAAGGATCTTATCACTATTCCTTACTTTTCATAGCTgtattttcttcagctttttagTAATCTCCAGTTATGGAAAACTTGAATGTTTTTTCCAGACCTTCTTCTATTCCTCTCTTGTGCACTACAGATCTTTTCTAATACCTTGTAcattaaatgagaaaattttATTAAGGCCCTGCAGAACTGGGAGGGTAACAATATTCAATTTATAGTGACAGTTCATAGGCTTGGTGGAAGTAAACTCCATTCTGGGAAGACTGATGAGATGGCAAAAATCTCCACTTCCCTGTAACTTGCTTCaacttgggggggggggggggaatctTTTCTAGAAAAGCAGTAATCTAGAACAACTTGTGCCATGAAATACTCTGCCTCTCAAATTTCTGGACATGTGCCTACAAAAGATTATCTCCCCAGGGTACTGGTTgaaattttcagaaagaaatgtaattttttaagCTCTAGTCACATATTCAGTAGGGAAGTGATCTGGAGAGCACAGAGACTTGGGAAGGAAACTAACCCGAGTCTTCCTTTTATTCCAGTGGTGGAGTTCACCTCAGCAGAATCTTCCCTGGGCGGTTCTCACCCAGACTGCAGGATAAATATTGCACTTTAGCacattgcttttttatttttggttttttgagagaaggaaaaccaaGGTTGAGACTCTTCATCTCATGCAAATACTCCTATTTTTCCGTGTACCTCTAAATCTTGTTGAGAAGCTGAACTCCCTTGtgccttccttttcctctttataACCAACCTAAGAATGCATTGCTGAAGTGTTGTTTTGAGATGAAAACCCATTTCCAAGTTAACTTTGTACTTCCCTGcatataaagaaaaagaaaattcctctTTTCCTATTCAGTTTGACTTCCTCCTTCAGATAAAAATTAATATGGtggaaaaatcttttctcaccTGAATCTGCATGCCAGAAGACTTTTACTTGTGGTGCACGAATTGTCTTTGGAGGGGTTCTTTGCAGGGTTTGGTTTCCCAcgctctgccctgctccatgCCTGGGTGTTTAGTTTTAATAAGAGTATTCAGGATAGCCTCCAAATAACCTTGTAAGACTAttgtaaatatttcatttgaaatgTCTCTGGGATTAATATTTGTCTCAAAATGAGGCATTTTGCAAAGTCTTTCAAGGTAGTCCTACTTCATAACAAAGGTTCTTCCTTTGTCTTTCTGCTCAAAGACCATTGGAAATCAATCTGTTTTctacaataaaaataatcagaatCACACAGTTTGGATGATCCTCTATAttccatatattttttaaaatgctttgatTTAAATTGTTCTTAGGATAGAAAAGGCAAGAAATTAAAGTTTCGAGTAGTTGCATCTTATTTTTTCAAAGGTCTGGGACATTTCTGCCTCATTTCAGCTGCATAAAGTTGTGCTCTAAGCAAGTCCAACCATGTCAACTGGAGGAGGAATTAGCCTGGGCCAAGTGTTAGTTGGCTTTAAGTCCCTTGTCATTCCACCCAGGTATCTGCAATCCAGCTGTTTGCTGGATCCTGACTTTGGGGTTTATGTACTTGCCAGTACGCCACAATACTTCTTTTAAATAACCTccaaaagaaacacaaaaagaaTCCTGCACTTACTCATGttaaacaataaaacaatttctgttCCAGAAGAACATAATCTGGCTTGAGAAGGAAATTCTTCTGTGCTTCctaaaattctttattttgttttagctACTAGAGTGTATCAGAAATCAGTGTAAATCTTGTCTGAATAAGCATAAAGATCTGAGTTATCAGGCTTGGCCTCTGCAGGTTTCTTTAACAAATTATCCTTTTTTCCCTGGGTACACGAGAATTGCATGTGCTCAAAGACAAAGGTTTTACCCTTTGGGTGcattgcagagctgctgtctgGCACTGTGGGGATTCCCAGAACCCCTGTGAGACACAAAAAAGCTGTGCTGAGATGCTCCTCACATTTCCTGACCACTGAGTCACTTCAGCTTGGTGGTGTGAGCAGGGAGAGGTGGGGAGTGAGAGATCAGAGATGGCGCAGCAGTGAACATCCTACTCTGCTCTACCTAATGGACAACTGCAAGTGACCTCATGTTGTGGCCAACTGtttgatttaatttaaatgttCACGTGATTGCAATCTGGAAGAATTAGATATGTCTAGTTACTGTTAAACCTCCAGTTAGCAGCTAATTTTCATCCTGCATATATCTGTAaattggggtgggtttgggttttttttttagactaCTAAGAGCAAAAGTAGCTAAGAGAATGGAAATTAATGTTTGGATTGCATTTTCTTCTATTCTGAAGCATGATTAATAATAGTGTTATATTATTGAATAGGCTCTGTTTTTTCCAAATCTGACATTAACTTGAAAAAATTTTGAACTTTAAAAGCTAGACTAAAAAATACCTTGTGGTTCCAGTCTTTGGCAGATGAGCATAGGGCTTTTAACCTTTGGAAATATGGTGTAAATTCAGCATGGAGTTCCAAATAAAATGAGTTCAGTGGTTTTAGCTCAGCTTTTGGATGCAAGTCCAGATAGACAGAAACaagcagggtggggagggggaagagctGTGCATTATTTCAGCATGACTGATGGTCCTGACAGAAACTCTGGAATATCTTACATGAAGTGTATGCTACTTACGTGGGATTTTcctctgtttaaaaaatattttcaaattaaatgttTGACATTAGTAATATGTATAATGTTGTAATACACACTGAAAATGCTAGTTTTCCTATTCAAACCCCTTAGTTTCAAATACTTGATTTGAAGTGGTTCAGCCTTTCTGAAGTAAGGACTCATAACAAACAGTAATTGTGAAGAAAATGTGTCTGATTTATGTTTGGCCATTTGAGACCTCTTAACCCAGTGGCCATGTCTGTTGTGTGACACACTGAAAGGCTTAAATTCTTGCTCATAAAAATagatgattattattattttatatagaATATGGGAATCAGGGCATtctgctttggggtttttttcccataaaattcATTGAACTGCATATGAACATTTTACTTAAATGTGTGATCTCTTGATGGAAGAATGGAAATATCTCTATCCATAAAATACATATTACTAGAGAGGTGAAAACCTCTGGATCACCAAAAAGGCAGGTTTTTTATACATCACACTACTGAACTTCTATTAAATAAATCTTGGTTGTCAATATAGATGGAGTATAAGAGTGGTCTTATGTTGAATGAGTAggattttttctattttaactcaGTTTTCTGTCATAAGGGTCTCGTTTATAGTGTAACTTCCATTATTGCAGCCACCACCAAGTGTTACTAAGTTATTTACAAAATCAAGAATTATTCCTGAAGGTTTGCAATTTTCAAAAATGCAACCcatagtaaaaataaaaacttgaaTCTTTTTTAATTAACACTGCTGTTACTGATGTTGAGGCCTCAGTGAAATGTTAATTGACTTAGGAGATATACTGAGCAATAATTCTTTAAAATGGCCTTCAAACTTGGAACACAAGTTTGGAACACATTGGAAGTTATGAAAATACCCCATTTCTTGTTCATTAAGATCAAAAAATAATGCAGATAAACTTGCAGGCAATATTGCTGTTACCTAGCAAAGCAGGGTTTGATAAAAAGCCTCATAATGCCAACCACAAAATCACTGCAGAAGGCAGCAGGTATGTGTGGAAGTCGAGCTAAAATAAAGCTTTAATGAGCTCATCTGTCTGAAATGAGAAGTCAG
Encoded here:
- the ECM2 gene encoding extracellular matrix protein 2 — protein: MQAPALLCYFLLLWLCRDLCPAEGAAGRRQRRRMPPRAGHRSPRAVGMEPLGPRIPLITIDDSVMGVFDSLVGLGQHESTYSVLPGKKGQCTANGMIMFDKAVWSPQPCVTCLCSKGEVICDTAMCHPLKCPQTIIPAGECCPVCSETASSLDSNIISLDDISELSGDAPDPKDLDTTSVLPSAQTQMEKDELLPTEVKEVRDKEGHKKGEKKRKRKGKKNRQRHKGRHREKLPVPRTGAAGDVQYESDEDDGAFRIPSHFPIPVPPIEAPPLPSGCSTSDTTVSCINAKLTQIPPISDPDLTSLDLTGNSITTISDEAFNGIPNLEWIDLSKNNITSPGIGPKAFKILKKLKRLYLDGNMLVLIPSELPSTLEEIKINDNQLHAIDEDGLKDLKNLVTLELEGNKLSEANVSPLAFYPLKSLSYLRLGRNKFRIIPQGLPATLEELYLEHNQIEEVSEICFNHTRNINIIGLKHNKLEEHRIAPLAWINQENLESIDLSYNKLYHVPSYLPKSLLHLVLIGNQIERIPGYVFGHMRPGLEYLYLSFNKLTDDGIDPVSFFGAYHSLRELFLDHNELKAVPFGIDEMRKLRFLRLNNNKIRTVPPERICRTQTHHEDEHDHSEEEQEDSHLEHVHLENNYINTRQLSPHSFSCIRSYCSVVLKPQKTK